The following are encoded together in the Poseidonibacter lekithochrous genome:
- a CDS encoding flagellin: MRINTNVASLNSQENATSTQNNLRNSLEKLSSGLRINKASDDASGLAIADKLRTQANSIGQSISNGNSAVALTQIADKAMAEQSNILDIVKTKLVQAATDTTSDEGRAAIGKDVNKLLSQLDNIAKQTNYNGTELLQASAADTGAGTALTFQMGENAADIIATTAGVQSNTVGLGLASAQASAAAGFASAGSARALLVDVDSALNTLNGWRADFGSTQNQLESAVRNQMTQQTNIKAAESVIRDVDYAAESANFNKQNIIAQAGTYAMSQSNAIQQNVTRLLQ; this comes from the coding sequence ATGAGAATTAATACAAATGTTGCTTCTTTAAATTCACAAGAGAATGCAACAAGCACACAAAACAACTTAAGAAACTCATTAGAGAAATTAAGTTCGGGATTGAGAATTAATAAAGCTAGTGATGATGCTTCTGGTTTAGCAATTGCTGATAAACTAAGAACTCAAGCTAATTCTATTGGTCAATCAATCTCAAATGGTAATTCGGCTGTTGCTTTAACGCAAATCGCTGATAAAGCTATGGCTGAGCAATCTAATATTTTAGATATTGTTAAAACTAAACTTGTTCAAGCTGCTACTGATACTACTTCAGATGAAGGTAGAGCTGCAATTGGTAAAGATGTTAATAAATTATTAAGTCAATTAGATAATATTGCTAAACAAACAAATTATAATGGTACTGAATTATTACAAGCATCAGCAGCTGATACAGGTGCTGGAACTGCATTAACATTCCAAATGGGTGAAAATGCTGCTGACATAATTGCAACTACGGCTGGTGTTCAGTCTAATACTGTTGGATTAGGTTTAGCAAGTGCACAAGCTTCTGCTGCTGCAGGATTTGCATCTGCTGGTTCAGCAAGAGCACTTTTAGTTGATGTAGATAGTGCATTAAATACACTAAATGGATGGAGAGCGGACTTCGGTTCTACTCAAAATCAATTAGAGTCAGCTGTTAGAAACCAAATGACTCAGCAAACTAATATTAAAGCTGCTGAATCTGTTATTAGAGATGTTGATTACGCAGCGGAGTCTGCTAACTTCAATAAACAAAATATTATTGCTCAAGCTGGTACTTATGCTATGAGTCAGTCGAATGCTATACAACAAAATGTTACAAGATTACTTCAATAG
- a CDS encoding flagellin, with translation MRINTNVASLNSQESAANTQNNLRSSLEKLSSGLRINKASDDASGLAIADKLRTQANSIGQSISNGNSAVALTQIADKAMAEQSNILDIVKTKLVQASTDTTSQEGRDAIGKDITKLLGQLNNIASQTNYNGTELLQASEASTASGTALTFQMGENLADTIATTAGVQSNTVGLALSALKDAASAGTTTGFSAGDTRGFMATVDTALNTLNGWRADFGSTQNQLESAVRNQMTQQTNIKAAESVIRDVDYAAESANFNKQNIIAQAGTYAMSQSNATQQNVLRLLQ, from the coding sequence ATGAGAATTAATACAAATGTTGCCTCTTTAAATTCACAAGAGAGTGCAGCTAACACACAAAACAACTTAAGAAGCTCATTAGAGAAATTAAGTTCGGGATTGAGAATTAATAAAGCTAGTGATGATGCTTCTGGTTTAGCAATTGCTGATAAACTAAGAACTCAAGCTAATTCTATTGGTCAATCAATTTCAAATGGTAATTCGGCTGTTGCTTTAACGCAAATCGCTGATAAAGCTATGGCTGAGCAATCTAATATTTTAGATATTGTTAAAACTAAACTTGTTCAAGCTAGTACTGATACTACTTCACAAGAAGGTAGAGATGCTATTGGTAAAGATATTACAAAGCTATTAGGTCAGTTAAATAATATTGCTAGTCAAACAAACTATAATGGAACAGAATTGTTACAAGCTTCTGAAGCAAGTACTGCATCAGGAACTGCATTAACATTCCAAATGGGTGAAAACCTAGCAGATACTATTGCAACAACTGCAGGTGTTCAATCTAACACTGTTGGATTAGCTTTAAGTGCTCTTAAAGATGCAGCTTCAGCTGGAACAACTACAGGATTTAGTGCTGGAGATACAAGAGGTTTCATGGCAACTGTTGATACAGCATTAAATACGCTAAATGGATGGAGAGCGGACTTCGGTTCTACTCAAAATCAATTAGAGTCAGCTGTTAGAAACCAAATGACTCAGCAAACTAATATTAAAGCTGCTGAATCTGTTATTAGAGATGTTGATTACGCAGCGGAGTCTGCTAACTTCAATAAACAAAATATTATTGCTCAAGCTGGTACTTATGCTATGAGTCAATCAAATGCCACACAACAAAATGTTTTAAGATTACTTCAATAG
- a CDS encoding flagellin, giving the protein MRINTNVASLNAREAATNTNNNLQSSLEKLSSGLRINKASDDASGLAIADKLRTQASSIGQSISNGNSAVSLTQIADKAMAEQSNILDIVKTKLVQAATDTTSEEGRTAIGKDIDKLLTQLNNISSQTNYNGTTLLESSTGTSATALTFQMGETATDIIQTTAGVKSNVSGLGLEAIKSGAASGGTAAAFSAGAARGYMATVDTALNTLNGWRADFGSTQNQLESAVRNQMTQQTNIKAAESVIRDVDYAAESANFNKQNIIAQAGTYAMSQANAVQQNVTRLLQ; this is encoded by the coding sequence ATGAGAATTAATACAAACGTTGCTTCACTTAATGCAAGAGAAGCTGCAACAAATACTAACAACAACCTTCAAAGCTCTTTAGAGAAATTAAGTTCTGGTCTTAGAATCAATAAAGCATCAGACGATGCATCAGGTTTAGCAATTGCTGATAAATTAAGAACTCAAGCTAGCTCTATTGGTCAATCAATCTCAAATGGTAATTCTGCTGTTTCTTTAACACAAATCGCTGATAAAGCTATGGCTGAACAATCTAATATTTTAGATATCGTTAAAACTAAACTTGTTCAAGCTGCTACTGATACTACTTCAGAAGAAGGTAGAACTGCAATTGGTAAAGATATAGATAAATTGTTAACTCAATTAAATAATATTTCTAGCCAAACAAATTATAATGGTACTACTTTATTAGAGTCTTCTACAGGAACTAGTGCAACGGCATTAACATTCCAAATGGGTGAAACTGCTACAGATATTATTCAAACAACAGCTGGTGTTAAATCTAATGTTTCTGGTTTAGGATTAGAAGCTATTAAATCAGGTGCCGCTTCTGGTGGTACTGCTGCTGCGTTTAGTGCGGGTGCAGCAAGAGGATATATGGCAACTGTTGATACAGCATTAAATACGCTAAATGGATGGAGAGCGGACTTCGGTTCTACTCAAAATCAATTAGAGTCAGCTGTTAGAAACCAAATGACTCAGCAAACTAATATTAAAGCTGCTGAATCTGTTATTAGAGATGTTGATTACGCAGCTGAATCTGCTAATTTCAACAAACAGAACATTATTGCTCAAGCTGGTACTTATGCTATGAGTCAAGCTAATGCTGTTCAACAAAACGTTACTAGATTACTTCAATAA
- a CDS encoding flagellin codes for MRINTNVASLNAREAATNTNNNLQSSLEKLSSGLRINKASDDASGLSIADKLRTQASSIGQSISNGNSAVSLTQIADKAMAEQSNILDIVKTKLIQASTDTTSNEGRKAIGKDIDKLMDQLNNIAKQTNYNGTTLLQATSTSTDSAGKLTFQMGETATDIIETKSGVTSNTSGLLVDDIQSAVATGLSADFDATAARGFLDDIDTALNTLNGWRADFGSTQNQLESAVRNQMTQQTNIKAAESVIRDVDYAAESANFNKQNIIAQAGTYAMSQANAVQQNVTRLLQ; via the coding sequence ATGAGAATTAATACAAACGTTGCTTCACTTAATGCAAGAGAAGCTGCAACAAATACTAACAACAACCTTCAAAGCTCTTTAGAGAAATTAAGTTCTGGTCTTAGAATCAATAAAGCATCAGATGATGCTTCTGGACTTTCTATCGCTGATAAATTAAGAACTCAAGCTAGTTCTATTGGACAATCAATCTCAAATGGTAATTCTGCTGTTTCTTTAACGCAAATTGCGGATAAAGCTATGGCTGAGCAATCTAATATTTTAGATATCGTTAAAACTAAACTTATTCAAGCTTCAACTGATACTACATCTAATGAAGGTAGAAAAGCAATTGGTAAAGATATTGATAAATTAATGGATCAATTGAATAACATTGCAAAACAGACAAACTACAATGGTACTACATTATTACAAGCAACTTCAACAAGTACAGACTCTGCTGGAAAACTTACATTCCAAATGGGAGAAACAGCTACAGATATTATTGAAACAAAATCTGGAGTAACTTCAAATACTTCTGGATTATTAGTAGATGATATTCAATCAGCTGTAGCAACAGGATTATCAGCTGACTTTGATGCAACTGCAGCTAGAGGTTTTCTTGATGATATAGATACAGCACTTAACACACTAAATGGATGGAGAGCGGACTTCGGGTCAACTCAAAACCAATTAGAGTCAGCTGTTAGAAACCAAATGACTCAGCAAACTAATATTAAAGCTGCTGAATCTGTTATTAGAGATGTTGATTACGCAGCTGAATCTGCTAATTTCAACAAACAGAACATTATTGCTCAAGCTGGTACTTATGCTATGAGTCAAGCTAATGCTGTTCAACAAAATGTTACGAGATTATTACAATAG
- a CDS encoding flagellin, translating into MRINTNVASLNAREAATNTNNNLQSSLEKLSSGLRINKASDDASGLAIADKLRTQANSIGQSISNGNSAVALTQIADKAMAEQSNILDIVKTKLIQASTDTTSDEGRAAIGKDVDKLLAQLNNIAEQTNYNGTKLLEGANSAAAATALTFQMGETASDTIATAAGVQSTTTGLTLDTLSVSAAAGFASAGSARAFLDDVDSALNTLNGWRADFGSTQNQLESAVRNQMTQQTNIKAAESVIRDVDYAAESANFNKQNIIAQAGTYAMSQANAVQQNVTRLLQ; encoded by the coding sequence ATGAGAATTAATACAAATGTTGCTTCACTTAATGCAAGAGAAGCTGCAACAAATACTAACAACAACCTTCAAAGCTCTTTAGAGAAATTAAGTTCTGGTCTTAGAATCAATAAAGCTTCTGATGATGCATCAGGTTTAGCAATTGCTGATAAACTAAGAACTCAAGCTAATTCTATTGGACAATCAATCTCAAATGGTAATTCGGCTGTTGCTTTAACGCAAATCGCTGATAAAGCTATGGCTGAACAATCTAATATTTTAGATATCGTTAAAACTAAACTTATTCAAGCTTCAACTGATACTACTTCAGATGAAGGTAGAGCTGCAATTGGTAAAGATGTTGATAAATTGTTAGCGCAATTAAATAACATTGCTGAGCAAACAAATTATAATGGTACTAAACTTTTAGAAGGTGCAAACTCAGCTGCTGCTGCAACTGCATTAACATTCCAAATGGGTGAAACTGCTTCTGATACAATTGCAACTGCTGCTGGAGTTCAGTCTACTACAACAGGTTTAACTTTAGATACATTATCAGTTTCTGCTGCTGCAGGATTTGCATCTGCAGGTTCAGCAAGAGCATTCTTAGATGATGTAGATAGTGCATTAAATACACTAAATGGATGGAGAGCGGACTTCGGTTCTACTCAAAACCAATTAGAGTCAGCTGTTAGAAACCAAATGACTCAGCAAACTAATATTAAAGCTGCTGAATCTGTTATTAGAGATGTTGATTACGCAGCTGAATCTGCTAATTTCAACAAACAGAACATTATTGCTCAGGCTGGTACTTATGCTATGAGTCAAGCTAATGCTGTTCAACAAAATGTTACGAGATTATTACAATAA
- a CDS encoding flagellin: MRINTNVASLNSQENATSTQNNLRNSLEKLSSGLRINKASDDASGLAIADKLRTQANSIGQSISNGNSAVALTQIADKAMAEQSNILDIVKTKLIQAATDTTSQEGREAIGKDVSKLLDQINNIASQTNYNGTTLLQADATISGAAGTALTFQMGETTNDTITTTAGVRSNASGLDLTALKSAAASGTSAVFDAAASRGYMAAVDTALNTLNGWRADFGSTQNQLESAVRNQMTQQTNIKAAESVIRDVDYAAESANFNKQNIIAQAGTYAMSQSNATQQNVLRLLQ, translated from the coding sequence ATGAGAATTAATACAAATGTTGCTTCTTTAAATTCACAAGAGAATGCAACAAGCACACAAAACAACTTAAGAAACTCATTAGAGAAATTAAGTTCGGGATTGAGAATTAATAAAGCTAGTGATGATGCTTCTGGTTTAGCAATTGCTGATAAACTAAGAACTCAAGCTAATTCTATTGGTCAATCAATCTCAAATGGTAATTCGGCTGTTGCTTTAACGCAAATCGCTGATAAAGCTATGGCTGAGCAATCTAATATTTTAGATATTGTTAAAACTAAACTTATCCAAGCTGCTACTGATACTACTTCGCAAGAAGGTAGAGAAGCAATTGGTAAGGATGTTAGTAAATTATTAGATCAAATTAATAATATTGCTAGTCAAACAAACTATAATGGAACTACATTATTACAAGCTGATGCTACAATAAGTGGAGCAGCAGGAACAGCATTAACATTTCAGATGGGTGAAACTACTAATGATACAATTACAACTACAGCAGGAGTAAGATCAAATGCATCTGGGCTTGACCTTACAGCATTAAAGTCTGCTGCAGCAAGTGGAACATCTGCTGTATTTGATGCAGCTGCATCTAGAGGTTATATGGCAGCTGTTGATACAGCATTAAATACGCTAAATGGATGGAGAGCGGACTTCGGTTCTACTCAAAATCAATTAGAGTCAGCTGTTAGAAACCAAATGACTCAGCAAACTAATATTAAAGCTGCTGAATCTGTTATTAGAGATGTTGATTACGCAGCGGAGTCTGCTAACTTCAATAAACAAAATATTATTGCTCAAGCTGGTACGTATGCTATGAGTCAATCAAATGCCACACAACAAAATGTTTTAAGATTACTTCAATAG
- a CDS encoding flagellin: MRINTNVASLNSQESATNTQNNLRSSLEKLSSGLRINKASDDASGLAIADKLRTQANSIGQSISNGNSAVALTQIADKAMAEQSNIIDIVKTKLIQAATDTTSNEGRKAIGKDIDKLMDQLNNIATQTNYNGTTLLAGAAGQSANNLTFQMGETSNDTIATTSGVRATVSGLSLSGLQSGVTTGLSADFTAAGARGFLDDVDSALNTLNGWRADFGSTQNQLESAVRNQMTQQTNIKAAESVIRDVDYAAESANFNKQNIIAQAGTYAMSQSNATQQNVLRLLQ, encoded by the coding sequence ATGAGAATTAATACAAATGTTGCCTCTTTAAATTCACAAGAGAGTGCAACAAACACACAAAACAACTTAAGAAGCTCATTAGAGAAATTAAGTTCGGGATTGAGAATTAATAAAGCTAGTGATGATGCTTCTGGTTTAGCAATTGCTGATAAACTAAGAACTCAAGCTAATTCTATTGGTCAATCAATTTCAAATGGTAATTCGGCTGTTGCTTTAACGCAAATCGCTGATAAAGCTATGGCTGAGCAGTCTAATATAATTGATATTGTTAAAACTAAACTTATCCAAGCTGCTACAGATACTACTTCTAATGAAGGTAGAAAAGCAATTGGTAAAGATATTGATAAATTAATGGATCAATTAAATAATATTGCAACACAAACGAACTATAATGGTACAACACTATTAGCTGGTGCCGCAGGACAATCTGCTAATAATCTTACATTCCAAATGGGTGAGACAAGTAATGATACTATTGCAACTACTTCAGGAGTAAGAGCAACTGTTTCAGGTTTATCATTAAGTGGATTACAATCAGGTGTTACTACTGGACTATCAGCAGATTTTACTGCTGCAGGTGCAAGAGGATTCCTTGATGATGTAGATAGCGCATTAAATACACTAAATGGATGGAGAGCGGACTTCGGTTCTACTCAAAATCAATTAGAGTCAGCTGTTAGAAACCAAATGACTCAGCAAACTAATATTAAAGCTGCTGAATCTGTTATTAGAGATGTTGATTACGCAGCGGAGTCTGCTAACTTCAATAAACAAAACATTATTGCTCAAGCTGGTACTTATGCTATGAGTCAATCAAATGCCACACAACAAAATGTTTTAAGATTACTTCAATAG
- the trmA gene encoding tRNA (uridine(54)-C5)-methyltransferase TrmA: MNCEYFGKCGSCTLHDKTYEEQLEFKKQREETRFSNFTNDKFDIITSAPQNFRNRAEFRIWKNFDKNDKPTLSYAMTSLEKTTLEINSCQIVSLEIQSIMPGLLADIQANETMAFKIYAVEFLGSTTNDMLVTLIYHRKLDENWNIEAKKLEEKYDIKIIGRSRKQKVVLTEDFISETLNINGDDYKFQYKEGGFTQPNTKVNVKMIEWVLNNIEQSQNDLCELYCGGGNFTIPLSTKFRKVLATEISKTSINSAKTNCELNNNTNIDFIRMSAEEFVEALESKRVFQRLKDIDLKEYKFDSIFVDPPRAGLDDLTRSLVTSYDQIIYISCNPETLHRDLEELTKTHKIDKFALFDQFAYTNHIETGVILTKN; encoded by the coding sequence ATGAATTGTGAATATTTTGGTAAGTGTGGTTCATGTACACTACACGACAAAACTTATGAAGAGCAACTAGAATTTAAAAAACAAAGAGAAGAAACAAGATTTTCAAATTTTACAAATGATAAGTTTGACATCATCACAAGTGCACCACAAAACTTCAGAAATAGAGCTGAATTTAGAATTTGGAAGAATTTCGACAAAAATGATAAACCTACATTATCTTATGCAATGACTAGTTTAGAAAAAACTACTTTAGAAATCAATTCCTGTCAAATCGTAAGCTTGGAAATACAAAGTATTATGCCAGGCTTACTAGCAGATATTCAAGCGAATGAAACAATGGCTTTTAAAATTTATGCTGTTGAGTTCTTAGGATCTACGACAAATGATATGTTAGTTACACTAATTTATCACAGAAAACTAGATGAAAACTGGAATATTGAAGCTAAGAAGCTAGAAGAAAAATATGATATTAAAATTATTGGAAGATCTAGAAAACAAAAAGTTGTTTTAACAGAAGATTTTATTAGCGAAACGCTAAACATCAATGGTGATGATTATAAATTCCAATATAAAGAAGGTGGATTCACTCAACCTAATACAAAAGTAAATGTAAAAATGATTGAATGGGTTTTAAATAATATTGAACAATCCCAAAATGATTTATGTGAACTATACTGTGGTGGGGGTAATTTCACTATTCCATTATCAACAAAATTTAGAAAAGTATTAGCAACAGAAATTTCAAAAACATCAATTAATTCTGCAAAAACAAACTGTGAATTAAATAACAATACAAATATCGATTTTATTAGAATGAGTGCAGAAGAATTCGTAGAAGCTTTAGAGTCAAAAAGAGTATTTCAAAGATTAAAAGATATTGATTTAAAAGAGTATAAATTTGATTCAATTTTCGTAGATCCTCCAAGGGCTGGACTTGATGATTTAACAAGATCACTAGTTACTTCTTATGATCAAATTATCTATATTTCGTGTAATCCAGAGACATTGCATAGAGATTTAGAAGAGCTAACTAAGACTCATAAAATAGATAAATTTGCATTATTTGATCAGTTTGCATACACTAATCACATTGAAACAGGTGTTATTTTAACCAAAAATTAA
- a CDS encoding flagellin, producing the protein MRINTNIASMQAREAATNTNNNLSSSLEKLSSGLRINKASDDSSGLSIADKLRTQASSIGQSISNGNSAVALTQIADKAMAEQSNILDIVKTKLIQAATDTTSDEGRNAIGKDINKLLTQLNNISSQTNYNGTTLLEGASAGDSAAALTFQMGEASTDTIVTAGTVRSNTGGLALSGLKDDASGGAANLSAAASRAYLDDVDTALNTLNGWRADFGSTQNQLESAVRNQMTQQTNIKAAESVIRDVDYAAESANFNKQNIIAQAGTYAMSQANAVQQNVTRLLQ; encoded by the coding sequence ATGAGAATCAATACAAATATTGCCTCTATGCAAGCCAGAGAGGCTGCAACAAATACAAATAATAATCTATCAAGCTCTTTAGAGAAACTAAGTTCTGGTCTTAGAATCAATAAAGCTTCTGATGATTCATCTGGTTTATCAATTGCTGATAAACTAAGAACGCAAGCAAGTTCTATTGGACAATCAATCTCAAATGGTAACTCTGCTGTTGCTTTAACACAAATCGCTGATAAAGCTATGGCTGAGCAATCTAATATTTTAGATATTGTTAAAACTAAACTTATCCAAGCTGCTACAGATACTACTTCAGATGAAGGTAGAAATGCAATTGGTAAAGATATTAATAAATTATTAACACAATTAAATAATATCTCTAGTCAGACAAACTACAATGGTACTACCTTATTAGAAGGTGCCAGTGCAGGAGATTCTGCTGCTGCATTAACATTCCAAATGGGTGAAGCTAGTACAGATACAATTGTAACAGCAGGAACAGTAAGATCAAATACTGGAGGTTTAGCGTTAAGTGGACTTAAAGATGACGCATCAGGTGGAGCTGCAAACTTAAGTGCAGCAGCATCAAGAGCTTATCTTGATGATGTAGATACAGCACTTAACACACTAAATGGATGGAGAGCGGACTTCGGGTCAACTCAAAACCAATTAGAGTCAGCTGTTAGAAACCAAATGACTCAGCAAACTAATATTAAAGCTGCTGAATCTGTTATTAGAGATGTTGATTACGCAGCTGAATCTGCTAATTTCAACAAACAGAACATTATTGCTCAAGCTGGTACTTATGCTATGAGTCAAGCTAATGCTGTTCAACAAAATGTTACGAGATTATTACAATAG
- a CDS encoding flagellin, producing MRINTNVASLNAREAATNTNNNLSSSLEKLSSGLRINKASDDASGLSIADKLRTQASSIGQSISNGNSAVALTQIADKAMAEQSNILDIVKTKLIQAATDTTSDDGRKAIGKDINKLLSQLNNIAEQTNYNGTKLLEGANSGAAAGQLTFQMGENSADTIQTATGVQSTTTGLALDTITDDVIVSATFDAAYARASLDDVDSALNTLNGWRADFGSTQNQLESAVRNQMTQQTNIKAAESVIRDVDYAAESANFNKQNIIAQAGTYAMSQANAVQQNVTRLLQ from the coding sequence ATGAGAATTAATACAAACGTTGCTTCACTTAATGCAAGAGAAGCTGCAACAAATACTAACAACAACTTATCAAGCTCTTTAGAGAAATTAAGTTCTGGTCTTAGAATCAATAAAGCTTCTGATGATGCTTCTGGTCTTTCTATCGCTGATAAATTAAGAACTCAAGCTAGTTCTATTGGACAATCAATCTCAAATGGTAATTCGGCTGTTGCTTTAACGCAAATCGCTGATAAAGCTATGGCTGAGCAATCTAATATTTTAGATATTGTTAAAACGAAACTTATCCAAGCTGCTACTGATACTACATCTGATGATGGTAGAAAAGCAATTGGTAAAGATATCAATAAATTATTAAGTCAGTTAAATAATATTGCTGAACAAACTAATTATAATGGTACTAAACTTTTAGAAGGTGCAAATTCTGGTGCTGCTGCTGGTCAGCTTACATTCCAAATGGGTGAAAATTCTGCGGATACTATTCAGACAGCAACAGGTGTACAGTCGACAACAACTGGTTTAGCATTAGATACAATTACAGATGATGTAATAGTTTCTGCAACTTTTGATGCAGCTTATGCAAGAGCATCACTTGATGATGTTGACAGTGCATTAAATACACTAAATGGATGGAGAGCGGACTTCGGTTCTACTCAAAATCAATTAGAGTCAGCTGTTAGAAACCAAATGACTCAGCAAACTAATATTAAAGCTGCTGAATCTGTTATTAGAGATGTTGATTACGCAGCGGAGTCTGCTAATTTCAACAAACAGAACATTATTGCTCAAGCTGGTACTTATGCTATGAGTCAAGCTAATGCTGTTCAACAAAATGTTACGAGATTATTACAATAG
- a CDS encoding flagellin, producing the protein MRINTNVASLNAREAATNTNNNLQSSLEKLSSGLRINKASDDASGLAIADKLRTQASSIGQSISNGNSAVALTQIADKAMAEQSNILDIVKTKLIQAATDTTSDEGRAAIGKDVNKLLSQLDNIAKQTNYNGTELLQASAADTGAGTALTFQMGENAADIIATTAGVQSNTVGLGLASAQASAAAGFASAGSARALLVDVDSALNTLNGWRADFGSTQNQLESAVRNQMTQQTNIKAAESVIRDVDYAAESANFNKQNIIAQAGTYAMSQANAVQQNVTRLLQ; encoded by the coding sequence ATGAGAATTAATACAAACGTTGCTTCACTTAATGCAAGAGAAGCTGCAACAAATACTAACAACAACCTTCAAAGCTCTTTAGAGAAATTAAGCTCTGGTCTTAGAATCAATAAAGCTTCTGATGATGCATCAGGTTTAGCAATTGCTGATAAATTAAGAACTCAAGCTAGCTCTATTGGTCAATCAATCTCAAATGGTAATTCAGCTGTTGCTTTAACGCAAATTGCTGATAAAGCTATGGCTGAACAATCTAATATTTTAGATATTGTTAAAACTAAACTTATTCAAGCTGCTACTGATACTACTTCAGATGAAGGTAGAGCTGCAATTGGTAAAGATGTTAATAAATTATTAAGTCAATTAGATAATATTGCTAAACAAACAAATTATAATGGTACTGAATTATTACAAGCATCAGCAGCTGATACAGGTGCTGGAACTGCATTAACATTCCAAATGGGTGAAAATGCTGCTGACATAATTGCAACTACGGCTGGTGTTCAGTCTAATACTGTTGGATTAGGTTTAGCAAGTGCACAAGCTTCTGCTGCTGCAGGATTTGCATCTGCTGGTTCAGCAAGAGCACTTTTAGTTGATGTAGATAGTGCATTAAATACACTAAATGGATGGAGAGCAGACTTCGGGTCAACTCAAAACCAATTAGAGTCAGCTGTTAGAAACCAAATGACTCAGCAAACTAATATTAAAGCTGCTGAATCTGTTATTAGAGATGTTGATTACGCAGCGGAGTCTGCTAATTTCAACAAACAGAACATTATTGCTCAAGCTGGTACTTATGCTATGAGTCAAGCTAATGCTGTTCAACAAAATGTTACGAGATTATTACAATAG
- a CDS encoding flagellin: MKINTNIASLAAQEANTNTNNKLTNSLSKLSSGLRINKASDDASGLAIADKLRTQASSIGQAISNGNSAVAMMQIADKAMAEQSNILDIVKTKLIQAATDTTSEEGRTAIGKDVDKLLNQLNNIAEQTNYNGTTLLQGATSASAAATLTFQMGETSSDTIGSTGGVRSNVSGLTLEALQSAAASGGTTAFTAVAARGFLDDIDSALNTLNGWRADFGSTQNQLESAVRNQMTQQTNIKAAESVIRDVDYAAESANFNKLNIISQAGTYAMSQANNVQQNVTRLLQ; this comes from the coding sequence ATGAAAATAAATACAAATATTGCTTCATTAGCAGCACAAGAAGCAAATACTAATACGAATAATAAGTTAACAAACTCTTTATCAAAATTGTCATCAGGACTTAGAATAAATAAAGCTTCTGATGATGCTTCTGGGTTAGCTATTGCTGATAAGTTAAGAACTCAAGCAAGCTCAATTGGTCAAGCAATTTCAAATGGTAATTCTGCTGTTGCAATGATGCAAATTGCTGATAAAGCTATGGCTGAGCAATCTAATATTTTAGATATTGTAAAAACTAAACTTATTCAAGCTGCCACTGATACAACGTCAGAAGAAGGTAGAACAGCTATTGGTAAAGATGTTGATAAATTGTTAAATCAATTAAATAATATTGCTGAGCAAACAAATTACAATGGAACTACTTTACTTCAAGGAGCAACATCTGCTTCAGCTGCAGCAACATTAACATTCCAAATGGGTGAAACAAGTAGTGACACAATTGGTTCAACAGGTGGAGTAAGATCAAATGTTTCAGGATTAACACTTGAAGCACTACAGTCTGCTGCAGCAAGTGGTGGAACAACTGCATTTACAGCTGTAGCCGCTAGAGGATTCCTTGATGATATAGATAGCGCACTTAATACACTAAATGGATGGAGAGCAGACTTCGGGTCAACTCAAAACCAATTAGAGTCAGCTGTTAGAAACCAAATGACTCAGCAAACTAATATTAAAGCTGCTGAATCTGTTATTAGAGATGTTGATTACGCAGCTGAATCGGCTAACTTCAATAAATTAAATATTATTTCACAAGCAGGTACTTATGCAATGAGTCAAGCTAATAATGTTCAACAAAATGTTACAAGATTACTTCAATAA